The following DNA comes from Fusarium fujikuroi IMI 58289 draft genome, chromosome FFUJ_chr03.
TAGTAGGCAGAAGCCACCAGACAACCAAGCCCCAAATGAAGGTCACTGCTCCGAAAATAATAAACAGGAACTAGTGGAGTGATTAGTTTTTGTATTGCAGattgcttcttctctcaaACCTGCGATTACATACCTGCCAGGCTTTAATCGCACTGTTGATATGAGAGATGCCATACGCAATGATACCGCCTATTATGTATGCTACACTGGCTCCGCAGTACCAGAGACCGTGACGCAAAGCATGTTCGGAGGGTTTGTACCAAGTGGAcgtaattatagtaaagccTGGGCTGATAGCAGCCTCAAAAGCCCCGAGTAAGATACGTAAGACAGCAAGGCTGGCAAAGCTCTTACCGGCGGCCATAACCATTTGGATACCTGCCCAGACGAGACTAATATGACACGTCAATGTAAGTACTCAAGGATGTAAGAGGGCATTCGGGGGAGGAAAGCATACACCGTAGCGACGACGACTCTAACTACTGAGAATTTCACCAAGAGAATTGAAGATAGAGGACTGGCTGCGAGAAATCCCACGTAGAAGAAGCTCGAAATCCAGGAGTATTGGGTACCACTGAGGTTCTGCAACATTGTTATTAGCGTTCAAGTTTCTTATTGATATGGGTATAGGTTGACTTGCTGCATCCTGTATGATGCCCATGATTGCAGTATAGCCAAGGGACGTTTTATCCAGATACTGGAGCAGATAGAGAACGAACATCAAGGGCATCAAGCTGTAGCACTATTAGATCATTAGAAAAAGGTAAGCAATGGGTGACTTACTGTAAGTCAATCTTTCGAACCAGCTTTCGCTCCTCGGCCGGGGTCATTATGAAGGTGGAATTTGTCTCTCCGACACTGGCGCTGGCATCCATGGTCGCAAGTTCTATTGCGGCTTTGTTGGGGCCAGAAAGGTTGTGGCCTTCCTTCAAGTCCatgctgctgttgatcaATGATGTTTTAATAATTTGTTAGGGCTTCTGAGGTGTGATGATTTAAGAATCTCGGTGGAAGTTGTCTTGCTCTTTATACATCAATCTGCCAGGCGATACAGATACCAATAGATAAGGAGTGGCCCTTGACTGGGAGATGCTTGGCGGATACCATGATCGCCAACTATCTAGTGGACTACTGAGGTTCCTCGATTGTAAGAAATGTTGCCCCGGGTACATGTACCCATATTTTGAGGACTCCGATTGGCCGGGTACAAGTACCCGGCTACACGGGATACATTTAGAcgcttccccagattcttGATCCCCTCGAGCTAAACGGGTACAAGTACCCGAAGTCCACTACCCCAGATCTCTTCTCTTATTTGTGGATCGTAGAAAATGTACTTAGAGACAGGAAAGACCGTCCCTATTATAGGTCATAACTCGAATCGTCAATCACCTACATTATTCTTGTGCTGTTAAGAGTACGAATCAACTCACTACATCATGGACAAAACCCCTATGCTCCCCGAGCAGATGACTATCCCTTGGGCCCCCCCTCCACGGCCTGGATTCATTTTCAGCGGGGCCAATATCATCGACCCTGTCAAAGGCACCGTGCTAGAGAACGCAACAGTCTATCTCCGTGATGGTATCGTCAAATCTATCAATGGCGATGCCACAGAATGGAGCGACGATCCGTCGGCTGTGAAGATGGATTTACGCGGAAAGTTTGTTTGCCCTGGCTTGATAGACTGCCATGTACATCTCGCGGCAGTTCCCGGAATGAAGACTGTTGAGGAACTGAAGAATATGAGCCTTTCAGTCTCGCTCCTACGCCAGCCACAAGTCTGCAAGAATATGTTGGAAAGGGGCTTTACAACTGTGAGGGACTGTGGTGGTGCTTTGACCCCTCTTAAGCTTGCTATTCAGGACTATGTTCATCCAGGACCAAGGTTGTTCATCGCTGGGCATGCATTATCTCAAACAGGCGGCCACGGAGACATACGAGAACAACTAAACGAACATGAGTGCTGTGGCGGAACTATCCAAGGGATTGGCCGAATCATTGATGGTGTGCCAGACTGCCTGAAATATACCAGAGAGGAGCTTCGCCAGGGtgtcgacttcatcaagatcatgggTGGTGGCGGTGTGGCCAGTCCAACGGATAAGATCGAGCATGTCCAGTTTTCAGATGAAGAGATTAAGGCTATTGTGACGGTCGCGTCTAATGCAGGCACATACGTGACCTCTCATGCCTACACACCCCAGGCAATCCGACAGGCAGTCAATCAGGGAGTTCTGGCCATTGAGCATGGGAATCTCATCGATAAAGAAACCGCTGATCTCATGGCTGCCAGAGGAGTCTTTCTGACCCCCACGCTTGTTGCTTATGCAACAATGGCAAAGTTTGAAGGCTTTCTTCCCCCTGAttcggccaagaagaacagggAGGTATTGGAGAAGGGATTGCAGGCCATCAAGATTGCTGCCGAAGCTGGAGTAACCATATGTTTCGGAAGTGACCTCCTCGGGGGATTGCACTTTGCGCAGTCCCACGAGTTCGGCCTCCGATCTCAAGTTCAGAGTTCGCTTGAAGTTCTGCGCAGTGCGACTATCAATGCTGCTCGATTGCTAAGGCAGGAAACGTTCTTGGGTCAGGTCGCCCCTGGTTTTGCTGCTGATCTTCTGATCTTGAATGCAAATCCATTGGACGACATTACTGTTCTGGATACACCCGAAAAGCATGTATTGGCAACAATCAAAGACGGACGAGTCCACGCATCCAGATGGTCGGAACTGGAAACGTACTTCAACCGACCTAAGAACATTGCTTAGCTTGTACATTAGATTGAGAGACGTATTAAATTCTGTTGAGAAACCAATGACCCATTGTCCTCGTGACATTAAAGGCCCCATATGTTGCGTTTGAGAACAattcaatgatgatgaggccgATAGTGATGAAAACAATGGACTGCTCACACGGCAATGAGGAAACGGGTTTTTGCCCCCAAAATCTAATTTCCCACGTTAAGTCTCAAAGATCTATTGGAATTCGCCAATCAGACCTATCGGATTCATCCCCTCGCAAGCTTGAAAAGAAGTGTCTAGGCAACCTTAGTTGGTAAATGTTTCACACGTGATCGTTCTTAGTTTCGGCGAACCATAATATTAGCCCCTCCTCTGAAGTCAATCCTCGCCACCCATTGAATTTATGCGAGCCATCacggcttcttcttcttcatattCTTCCTGAATCTCACCGATGATCCCACGATCATTGAAGAacattttcttcttgttcccgAGTCATCACAGTTGTCCAACTTGCTGAGTCTACGATGTCCCCGTCAAAGAGACATCGCCCGCGCGTTCCTTTAGACAAGCGAAAAAGGGCCGTACGCGCATGTCTTTCTTGCAGagaaagcaagaagaagtgTGTAATGATCTCGGGGTATCAATGCCAAGAGTGCACACGGTATGGCCTCAGATGCACTTTTGAGCCGATTCTAGAAGATCCCGGCAATCACTTGTGCGACGTTGTGTCGGAACCACATGGGTAAGGCTCGCTCGCACCCTAGATATTATCCACTCCTTTCATCCACCTGTACAAGTTGCATGTACTGATCTTGTGATGTGCAGATCGACGGTGTGGGATAAACTGGCAATAGACGTTTCCCGAAGGTTACGGGAGGAATATCCAGACATCAAGCTCAATTCTGAACAATTCTCAATTGTTTCAAATCTTTTCAGCGAAGCTGTCCAGGAGCGTGGACCAATCTTATTTCCCCAAAGCGATAGCTCTATTGAACAATCATCTACAGCTTTGGGGCAGGTTCCTCAACCCAGAGTTGTGTCGGGGTTCGAAGTGAGCGACCTGCCAGTCAGAGGGGTCAAAGGTATGTCCAAAGTTGATTGTGAAAGTAATGGGGTATGATTAACTTTGCTGGCAGATCATGCGCCTTCAGCATCCCATGCTAGCTTTCTGGCTGCTGTTTCAGAAACTATCCCCCCAGTTTGCTCAACAGATGAAGACGTACGTAACATCGGGCACTACAGTATGATTCCTTTAGTATGTTCTGACCAATTATACGCAGGATCGCTCCTATACTAGTAGCCTCGCCCAGGAAGACGACGcatttctcatcaacaatatcATTGACCAAATTCCTCCTCGCGAGGTTTCTGAAGCTTTGGTTACTTTATTTTTCACATTTCTGGAGAGCAACTGGTACTATTTCGACGAGAAGAGATTCTGGGGATTGCTTACCCATTTGTACGCTGATAGAGCTTCTGCGCAGCAACTGCACCCTACCGATGTTTGCCAAGTCCTTCTAGTCTTGGCTCTTGCGAGCACATTCAAGCACTTGGCCGAGCCATTCGAGTTTGCGAATGGAGAGCGAGATGTTCCAGGAAGCAAGCTCTTCGCGAATGCCACCAGGCTATTGTCAAGAGTAATTGCAGCGAATTCTGTCGAGAGCGTGACATGTTTCCTCTTGATGTCGCTATACCTGCTTGCCACTGACGACATTGAGCACCACCATATTTATCTGGGATTGGCCCTAAACCAAGCAGTTGGCCTGTCAATGCATCGTGCAGGGGTAAAGGCCGAAGAGACGCCAGAAGCTCGAGAGGTCAAAGGCCGAATCTTTTGGACTGTCTACACTGTTGAGCGGTATGCTAGTTGTAAATTGGCCTGCCAAAATGTTTGTCAAAGCTAACAATTTGTACAGTCTGACGTCTGGTGTCATGGGCCTTCCAACAATGCTCCAAGTCAAGGACATCAGCGTTTCGCTGCCACAGAAGCGAAAAGATCTAGATGGAGATAGCGACCAAGCTGTAGATCGCCTGATTGCGATAATAAAGCTGACCATGGGGATGGACGAGATTATAAATGAAGGGTATGAAGCAACCTTTAGCTTTCACCATGCGAAAAAAAGCACAGTAATTGACGCGAATATCCAGGCCCATTGAAAAGCGTGCGAGTACATATGAGTGGGCCTTGTTCAAAATGGAATCCCTCAGAACGCCGGCTTCGATGGGTGTCTCCAAGACCCTGGCATCGTCGTTCCGAGCCGATGCCCACCTACAGATAATCTACCAAATGATTTGGGTAAGCCTTGGTCGCAGTGCCACATTACGTACTGTTCGCCAATCGCTTCAACCTACGTCTGTCTTGATGTCTCCgggagaccaagaagcacaTCTCAGATCACAGAACTTGGTTGAACACTGCAGAGAGGCAGCCACAACAATCATTGACTGGATTAGTCAGTTGCATCACCGCGGCCTACTCGCCAAATATTCGTTCACAGATTTCCATACATGCAGCTCTGCCACTATTATGCTCCTTCTGTACTCTATCCTTGATCCCAATCATGATTCATTACCCATAACACAAGGCATAAATGCTCTGCATTTTATGGCCGAAGGTAGTAGATTGGCCATGAACGCACTACGACTTATCAGACGCCTACAAGAGACCATTCAAAAGTCTATTGGTGTTAACATCTCTGGCTCTGCAATTAGCCAGGCTTCATTATCGCAGATGGCATCGAGTCAGGATTTATCTGAGACTCAGACTATTGATGGCTGTAGAAACATTTCCTATGATTCTACTGGAAACTATGAATCTCATGTTTTACCTAACAGCCCAAGCTTGTTTCCGGATTTAGAACCATGGTTACTGGAGTACTCCGATCCGTACTCAATGATGTTCGGATTTGATGGCTCTTGCTCAGCATTTAATACAGACACTCCTTACGtataagcttaaggaagGAGAATATGTCTCTTACGCTAGGCAGTATCATATATGTATTTAACTAGCACCTAAGCGGTATGAAGTAATTGCCTAACTTACAAGCgctgtttttcttttataatagtaatgAAAGTCTATGACACTTCATGTTTATTCCAAAGTCCATTCAAATATAGCCGTGACATTCCATAATGAGTACGCACAGGCAGAAGGTACCAAAATTTTGGGACTCGACTTTATAAGCTTCGACATTGCTGGGGAAACACTGTGGCGTAGACCGCGAGGCCACCTCAGCGCTAGCCACTACCCATTCCAGGTGGCGATTAGCTTGAATCAATTCCGCTGGCACTCGAAGTACACGGCTTTAGATCCGGCAACAATACAATGTTCTTCAGGGCTGCAGATGGTCTTGTAGGCTCTGCGCCCGAGCTCTTTGGATTTTCTCTAGTCTAGGAGATTGATTCACGGCCCAGAGCGCTCAATATCTGACACTGAGGAAAACTCCACGGTGCAACCCGAGCTTATCAACCAACGGAGAGGGGCTGGACTTCGCATCTATATCGATGGATTCTTTCAGATACACTAAACAAGAAGACGTGTTACGAATCCAAAATTCTCTATTGGTAGTAGAGTATCTCTGACTTTTATCATGCAGGGGGGTATGAACGTTGGAGTTGTGTCGGCCATAGAAGTTGTCTTAGCTGGTCTTGTTGAAAGAGCAGTTGGCATATTCCCCATTGATCCGAGGCTTGATCAAATTGTCAATTGACGATTATCAGCAGCGCACCAAACTCGGGTCAGGTGGTCTGTGGCCAGCATGACTCATACCGGCGTCGCCATCACTTGCGTCAGAAGCCTGAACCTTAACCTTGGCGACAGCGAGTAGTCatttagtaagtaaaatTTACTTACGCCTTCTACGAAATTGTGCTCAAGAGCAAGACAGGCTAGGGCATGAAACGATTCTCGGGACCTGGATCCTAAATGACACAAAGACTTATCATAAgcttaggataccttttgtGTTGACAGCCCTAAGTtttgctccccgaggccaGATTGGCACAAAGAATAGTGTTTATGGCCCAAACTCTACAGCCATTGCCTATAAAGCCAAGACTTTTCAGGCCCACGTCCGGCTACGACAAAACCTCCAACCTCCACTTCACTAATCACTGCACAAACACAAGATCGCGTCGCTTGTCACTGAACAGCCATGGGCCTCCTCGACGAACTCGAAGCCATGGCGCAGGCCGCATCAGCATTTCAGGACGACAACATCCTTCAATCAACTATCACTCGGTGGCAAAAGCTGTTTGGATACTCACTCAGAGCCAGGAGATGCCTATGAAGGAAAAGCGCAGGCTTCGGGCCGCTAACTTCTTGATCAAGCTCGAAGCCCCCTTGAACAGTGTCCAAGCCGTGGTTCAAGCAGCAGGTCTGTGGTGTCCATCCTCGAGTGAGGTTCTTGCTGCCGCCGACCTATCTGGACAATCGTGCtcattcttcaagatcaacggGATGGATAAGCTAGCCATTGAAGGATGGCTAAAAGAATATCCTCACCTCGATTTTCAACCAACCATTATTAAAAACCCCTATGCACAAAAGGATCTCTCGCCCACTTCTTTATACCCAACTTTGGGTCTCGATATAACACTGCCCCGGTTTCGACCAGGACCAGCAGCGACACCTCGCCCTTTACAAAACGAATGCCCAGTCTGGTATTTCTTCTACGGGACGCTTACCGATCCGTCTTTTCTATCGAAGCTCTTTGGTTCCAACTTCCAGGCTGAATACCATGCAGCCACTATTCGAGGTGGAGTTTTGAAGACTTGGGGAAGGTATTATGCGTTGGTGGATGATCCAAGTCACACCATCTTCGTCCCTGGAAAGGCTCTTCTCGTCGAGACTCGAGAACAGGAGGAGCGTCTACGGGCATACGAGACGAATTCTTATGAAGTGGTTCGATGCTGTATCGAGATGGGTTTGGAAAAACCCATGAGTGGCCTGACATTTCGATTTGTTACAGATATCATGGACTAGTGGAGCGGCCATGACGGCGCTTTTTATTGTTGTATTATGACATATTAGTTGCCACTTAGACTATGAGCACATATACATCATCAGAGATCCGAATATACGAGTCCTGAGGTGTCTGTTTAACTGCATCCCAAGGCGCTAACAAATAACCCCGTGAGGACTGCCAATTCAATCAAGCAAGATAAGAGAACCTGCAGAGCGTCCATTATCTGACTTTGTAACCAACACAAGAAGAAACTGATCCCTCGGGACCTTCGCCAGAGCTGGATACTTATCGTCACGCTTAGGTCGAGTGAGACGACCTGTCCAAACCCAGTTGTTTCCCGTCCAACTAACAGGGGATGTTGGCTCACCATTGGCAAAAACATCTAAGCCAATTGAGGAGTCATTTGAGTCTGTCAAGCAGCAAGATCCCGTCACCTTGACTACTCGAACATCTGAGTCAGCTGAGTCCTCGCTGACAGATGTAATAGAAGCTATGCCGAGAGTTGGTGTCGCAATAGCAGGAGATGCAGGACTGGGGAGAGTAATGGGGATTTCATCTGAAGCCAGTGACGGAGCCAACGGAGGAATCTCCCGATGATTCGTGGCTCTCTCGTAGGCAAAGGCATAGCTCAGTAGGTTAGAGTCATCGTACGCTCTGCCGCAGAAAGAGAGCCCGACaggcatcttctcttctgcaaGGTTACCCATAGGCACGGTTATACAAGGAACTCCAAGATGCTTCAGCGATCGCCCACCATTTGCATACTTGACTCCATCACGTAGCGCAGACATCATCGACTCATAGTTTTCATCCGAATCAGCCAGCGCAACATCTCCATTGGTCGGGAACACCACAGCGTCGTAGTTGTTCTCGGCCATCCAATCCTCCAAGTACTTCTTTCGCATGGCCTCCAAAGCCTGGAGCGCCTCCCGACACCCAGGTAGGTCAGCGAGGCTCTTGTCTCCCCAGCTCTTCACTGCAGCGACCATGTCTTCGTACCGGACCTGATTCTGCGACTCGGTGTGCTGAGAGGGATCATCCATTGGGGCAATGTGAGGGTGAATCTTGTCCAGTTCCACGCCAGATGTGAAGCTTGGTATATCTTTATCACCATTGCCGCGGAGGAAGCTATTCCAACTCAAGGCAATCATCTCACACCGTTCAATAGCTGGCCAATCCTCTGGTAGATTGGGAACATTCATGCTCTGACCAGGAAAGTCCTGTCTGGTGTAGTTCTCGAACAGGGGGAAATCAGTCTCAATGACGGTGGCACCGAGCTTCTCGATGTCTGCGCGTGCTCTGTCCCATAGCGCCCGGACGCCCACAGAGCACGCGTTCTCTGGCTTGGCACCTTCAACCCCAATGAAACATCGAGGGACAGCCAGTCGCTTGTTTCGGAGGGCGTCTGGGTTGGCCAAGGTCAGATAGTCTGATGGTCGAATGTCGCTAACCTTCGGGATTGGAACATATGGTTGTGAGCGCCAAAAGTCAGCATCGCCAGCAGCGTCATCGTCCGCGACAACAACGTTAAGAACTTGGAAAAGGTCATCCATAGTTCTTGTGTGAGGAACGACCTGGTCGCAAGTCGGGTACAAAGGCCATAGCCCACGGGGAGGAATAACACTGCGGGAGGGTGCATAGCCAACCAGTGCGTTATTGGATGCTGGTGAGCGACCTGAAGTCACGGCCTCTCCAGCGAAGCCAAAGGCAGCAAGACCCGCGGCGGTAGAGACACCACAGCCATAGGAGGAACCAGATGCATAAGCAGTGGGCATATACTTCTGATTATATGGGCTCTCTGACCGCCCGTATAGTCCACGCTGACAGCCACCGTCCGCCATCGGGGGCATGTTGGTCTTGCCAAGGACGACAGCGCCGGCTTTACGAAGCAGCT
Coding sequences within:
- a CDS encoding related to linoleate diol synthase, translated to MDKTPMLPEQMTIPWAPPPRPGFIFSGANIIDPVKGTVLENATVYLRDGIVKSINGDATEWSDDPSAVKMDLRGKFVCPGLIDCHVHLAAVPGMKTVEELKNMSLSVSLLRQPQVCKNMLERGFTTVRDCGGALTPLKLAIQDYVHPGPRLFIAGHALSQTGGHGDIREQLNEHECCGGTIQGIGRIIDGVPDCLKYTREELRQGVDFIKIMGGGGVASPTDKIEHVQFSDEEIKAIVTVASNAGTYVTSHAYTPQAIRQAVNQGVLAIEHGNLIDKETADLMAARGVFLTPTLVAYATMAKFEGFLPPDSAKKNREVLEKGLQAIKIAAEAGVTICFGSDLLGGLHFAQSHEFGLRSQVQSSLEVLRSATINAARLLRQETFLGQVAPGFAADLLILNANPLDDITVLDTPEKHVLATIKDGRVHASRWSELETYFNRPKNIA
- a CDS encoding related to glu/asp-tRNA amidotransferase subunit A, producing MNSQTTLNLLDATIGDLKHLLDTRAITSVELVALYLHRIGRYDCRGPCLNSITVINPDVFAEAQASDDYRASGKPPRPLEGIPFTVKDSYKVKGMTVAAASPAFAKLEATCDAAIVELLRKAGAVVLGKTNMPPMADGGCQRGLYGRSESPYNQKYMPTAYASGSSYGCGVSTAAGLAAFGFAGEAVTSGRSPASNNALVGYAPSRSVIPPRGLWPLYPTCDQVVPHTRTMDDLFQVLNVVVADDDAAGDADFWRSQPYVPIPKVSDIRPSDYLTLANPDALRNKRLAVPRCFIGVEGAKPENACSVGVRALWDRARADIEKLGATVIETDFPLFENYTRQDFPGQSMNVPNLPEDWPAIERCEMIALSWNSFLRGNGDKDIPSFTSGVELDKIHPHIAPMDDPSQHTESQNQVRYEDMVAAVKSWGDKSLADLPGCREALQALEAMRKKYLEDWMAENNYDAVVFPTNGDVALADSDENYESMMSALRDGVKYANGGRSLKHLGVPCITVPMGNLAEEKMPVGLSFCGRAYDDSNLLSYAFAYERATNHREIPPLAPSLASDEIPITLPSPASPAIATPTLGIASITSVSEDSADSDVRVVKVTGSCCLTDSNDSSIGLDVFANGEPTSPVSWTGNNWVWTGRLTRPKRDDKYPALAKVPRDQFLLVLVTKSDNGRSAGSLILLD